A genomic region of Anaerolineales bacterium contains the following coding sequences:
- a CDS encoding molybdopterin-dependent oxidoreductase, with protein MATTRNAATIWGGAVLGGLAAALLTGLLALAEPLLGIPFLPFAIFDWMARVLPGGLIRFVIENMVAIIQFVQRIVPIGDTSTAAKLAEQVIAIVQFLGLGAVLGALLAGLPRRQSLRSYGLAAGLLLLALTLVIHTQLGIAAGLGSLVLGLLYLAWGWGLARLVEAYQQRASDATPGQLDRRQFLAVSGAGLAIGALGAWGASRLFAAQAMPPRSASTPVPLNPDDPFGARLTSGPAASPSPEVLAARPAAVRGTRPELTDNADFYRIDINTRPPQIDAATWRLQIAGMVNTPLTFTLAELQQMPAQTQIVTMQCISNTVGGDLTSSSRWTGVRFKDVLARAGVQAGAAGAYITSADGFYEFVTQADIEDERTLLVYAMNGGPLVYEHGFPLRVYIPNRYGMKQPKWIERIELVPERLDGYWVERGWDREAFAHTVSVIDTVVVDPDVGAAGQATCGGIAWAGDRGIGRVEVKVDEGQWQAAELLAPPLSALNWILWRYHFPYAMGRHVLQVRAYDRAGQPQETRNAPPAPSGATGIHQVVVTL; from the coding sequence CCCCTTTCTGCCCTTCGCCATCTTTGACTGGATGGCCCGCGTGCTGCCCGGGGGGCTGATCCGCTTCGTGATCGAAAATATGGTGGCGATCATCCAATTCGTGCAGCGTATTGTGCCCATTGGTGATACGTCCACTGCGGCCAAGCTGGCCGAGCAAGTCATTGCGATCGTGCAGTTTCTTGGTCTCGGTGCAGTGCTGGGCGCCTTGCTGGCGGGTTTGCCGCGCCGCCAATCCCTGCGTAGCTATGGCCTGGCGGCCGGTTTGCTGCTGCTAGCGCTTACGTTGGTGATACACACTCAACTGGGCATTGCCGCGGGCTTGGGCAGCCTGGTGTTGGGCCTGCTCTACCTTGCCTGGGGTTGGGGGCTGGCGCGCCTGGTCGAAGCCTATCAGCAGCGCGCCAGCGATGCGACCCCAGGCCAGCTTGATCGCCGCCAGTTCCTGGCGGTGAGTGGTGCCGGCCTGGCTATCGGCGCCCTGGGCGCTTGGGGGGCTAGCCGCCTGTTCGCCGCCCAGGCCATGCCGCCGCGCAGCGCCAGCACGCCCGTGCCGCTCAATCCCGACGATCCCTTCGGCGCGCGGCTCACCAGTGGGCCGGCGGCTTCGCCGTCGCCGGAGGTCTTGGCGGCGCGCCCGGCCGCAGTGCGCGGCACGCGCCCAGAGCTGACCGATAACGCCGATTTTTATCGCATTGACATCAATACGCGCCCACCGCAGATCGATGCGGCCACCTGGCGCTTGCAAATTGCCGGTATGGTCAATACGCCCCTCACATTCACCCTCGCCGAGCTGCAGCAGATGCCAGCCCAAACGCAGATCGTCACCATGCAATGTATTTCCAACACGGTGGGCGGTGATCTCACCAGCTCTTCGCGCTGGACCGGTGTGCGTTTCAAAGACGTGCTGGCACGCGCCGGGGTGCAAGCCGGTGCGGCGGGGGCTTACATCACCTCGGCGGATGGCTTTTACGAATTTGTCACGCAAGCCGATATTGAAGACGAGCGCACCCTATTGGTATATGCCATGAATGGCGGGCCGTTGGTGTATGAACACGGTTTCCCGCTGCGTGTCTACATCCCCAATCGCTATGGCATGAAACAGCCTAAATGGATCGAGCGCATTGAGCTGGTGCCCGAACGCCTGGATGGCTATTGGGTTGAGCGCGGCTGGGATCGTGAAGCCTTTGCGCACACGGTGTCGGTGATCGATACCGTGGTGGTGGACCCGGATGTGGGCGCGGCAGGCCAGGCCACCTGTGGCGGCATCGCCTGGGCGGGCGATCGCGGCATTGGCCGCGTAGAGGTAAAGGTGGACGAGGGCCAGTGGCAGGCGGCCGAATTGCTGGCGCCGCCCCTCAGCGCGCTGAACTGGATTCTATGGCGCTATCACTTCCCCTATGCGATGGGGCGGCATGTGCTGCAAGTGCGTGCCTATGATCGGGCGGGCCAGCCGCAAGAGACGCGTAACGCACCGCCGGCACCCAGTGGCGCCACCGGCATCCATCAGGTGGTGGTGACGCTATAA
- a CDS encoding polymer-forming cytoskeletal protein, with translation MFRRKASVPQQQAAPPPTERITSVVADGVNLRGKLTGSGGVRVEGAYEGEIELDGLLVIGPTGRVTCQQLRARHVIVAGAMRGDILAEKVEIRSTGRVWGDVVTVSMATEEGAFLRGQIQMEDKVELNLAPAKNDASQEAEQPTPPSNTPATK, from the coding sequence ATGTTCCGCCGCAAAGCCAGCGTTCCGCAGCAACAAGCCGCCCCGCCGCCCACGGAGCGCATTACCTCCGTCGTGGCGGATGGTGTGAACCTGCGCGGCAAGCTCACCGGCAGCGGTGGCGTGCGCGTAGAAGGCGCTTATGAAGGCGAAATTGAGCTGGATGGCCTGCTGGTCATCGGCCCCACCGGCCGGGTTACCTGCCAGCAGCTACGCGCTCGCCATGTGATCGTGGCCGGGGCGATGCGCGGCGACATTCTGGCGGAGAAGGTGGAGATCCGTTCCACCGGCCGGGTGTGGGGCGATGTCGTCACGGTTTCGATGGCCACCGAAGAAGGCGCCTTCCTGCGCGGCCAGATCCAAATGGAAGACAAGGTAGAGCTCAACCTGGCGCCTGCCAAAAACGACGCGTCGCAAGAAGCCGAACAACCCACGCCGCCCAGTAACACTCCGGCTACAAAATAA
- a CDS encoding enoyl-ACP reductase, translating into MSLLQGKNALVFGVANERSIAWGVCKALHDNGANVGISYAGDVLKKRAEPLGQSINSQFIEACDVTKDEDIARIAEKAHSVYGQIDILVHAVAFANREELSGPYYNTSRAGFHTAMDISVYSFTALAGAFAPYLPEWGSLMTMTYYGSQKAVPSYNVMGVAKAALESSVRYLARDFGPRKIRVNAISAGPIRTLAAAGVSGFKGLYSKFAEAAPLRENVTIEDVGNAALFFASDHSKRITGEVMYVDSGFNTVGIADSNGEEGPAAA; encoded by the coding sequence ATGAGCTTACTGCAAGGAAAGAACGCCCTGGTGTTCGGTGTGGCCAATGAGCGCTCGATCGCCTGGGGGGTGTGCAAGGCCCTGCACGACAATGGCGCCAACGTGGGCATCAGCTACGCCGGGGACGTGCTGAAAAAGCGTGCGGAACCGCTGGGCCAATCGATCAACAGCCAGTTCATCGAAGCCTGTGACGTGACCAAAGATGAGGACATTGCCCGCATTGCCGAGAAGGCGCACAGCGTTTACGGGCAGATTGACATCCTGGTGCACGCCGTGGCGTTTGCCAATCGTGAAGAGCTGAGCGGGCCGTACTACAACACCAGCCGCGCCGGCTTCCACACGGCTATGGACATCAGCGTGTATTCCTTCACGGCCTTGGCGGGTGCGTTCGCGCCCTACCTGCCGGAGTGGGGCTCGTTGATGACGATGACCTACTACGGCTCGCAAAAAGCGGTACCCAGCTACAACGTAATGGGCGTCGCCAAAGCCGCCCTGGAATCTTCGGTGCGCTATCTGGCGCGCGATTTCGGGCCACGCAAAATCCGTGTCAACGCCATCTCCGCCGGGCCGATCCGCACCCTGGCCGCGGCAGGCGTCTCGGGCTTTAAGGGCCTGTACAGCAAGTTTGCCGAGGCCGCGCCGCTGCGCGAGAACGTAACCATCGAAGATGTGGGTAACGCCGCGCTATTCTTTGCGTCTGACCATTCCAAGCGCATCACTGGCGAAGTGATGTACGTCGACTCAGGCTTCAATACCGTCGGCATTGCCGATAGCAACGGCGAAGAGGGGCCGGCCGCCGCCTGA
- a CDS encoding DNA-3-methyladenine glycosylase, translating into MAARRISAAFFLQPTPEVARALLGQRLVHVQRIGGRTQRIAGLITETEAYCGETDLACHARAGRTARTAPLYGPAGYTYVYFTYGNHWMLNFVTQPEGTPHAVLIRAVQPTEGLELIARRRKGRPARIWTDGPGKLAQAFGITGEHNRLSLTAREAIIFVERAKPVPDSLVRSGPRVGLGATPEPWLSQPWRYIADLPAAALPSNN; encoded by the coding sequence ATGGCGGCGCGTCGTATCTCGGCCGCCTTCTTTTTGCAGCCTACTCCCGAAGTGGCGCGTGCGCTGCTGGGCCAGCGCTTGGTGCACGTGCAGCGCATCGGCGGCCGCACCCAGCGCATTGCCGGCCTGATCACCGAGACCGAAGCCTATTGCGGGGAAACTGACCTGGCCTGCCATGCGCGTGCCGGGCGCACGGCACGCACGGCGCCGCTGTATGGCCCGGCCGGGTATACCTACGTTTATTTCACCTACGGCAATCATTGGATGTTGAACTTCGTCACCCAACCTGAGGGCACGCCGCATGCGGTTCTGATCCGCGCCGTGCAGCCCACTGAGGGGTTAGAACTGATTGCCAGGCGGCGCAAGGGGCGCCCTGCCCGTATATGGACCGATGGGCCAGGCAAACTGGCCCAAGCCTTCGGCATTACCGGCGAGCACAACCGCCTGAGCCTGACCGCTCGCGAAGCTATAATCTTCGTGGAGCGCGCCAAGCCGGTGCCAGACAGCCTGGTACGCAGCGGGCCACGCGTCGGCCTGGGTGCCACTCCGGAACCCTGGCTCAGCCAGCCCTGGCGCTACATCGCAGATCTGCCCGCGGCAGCGCTGCCATCAAACAACTGA
- a CDS encoding HAD family hydrolase gives MVKDLDVRPIQTIVFDLDDTLRYNEPHAHAFISDFAETLRGRPLTQEERRAGQRWEHQYWASSAELKADITAYKEGTQEFWVNYGVRSLLALGFADADAQQYAAQVHAYMRENYSPISHVLPETRAALISLRQRGYRIGLLTNRPRPVHAEMNALALDLHMDFFLAASQLGAYKPDKQIFLRMLAFLNTPAESVLYIGDNYYADILGARQAGLQCILLNWNELYHNPDCDQIRRIDELLALLPGTAAA, from the coding sequence GTGGTTAAGGATTTAGACGTACGGCCGATTCAAACGATTGTTTTTGATCTCGACGATACGCTGCGCTACAACGAACCGCATGCGCACGCCTTCATTTCCGATTTTGCGGAGACGCTGCGGGGCCGGCCGCTCACACAGGAGGAACGCCGGGCCGGCCAGCGCTGGGAACACCAATACTGGGCCAGCTCTGCGGAGCTGAAAGCGGATATCACCGCCTATAAAGAGGGCACGCAGGAATTCTGGGTCAATTACGGCGTGCGCAGCCTGTTGGCGCTGGGCTTCGCCGACGCGGACGCCCAGCAGTATGCCGCCCAAGTGCACGCCTATATGCGCGAGAACTACTCCCCAATCAGCCATGTGCTCCCGGAGACCCGCGCCGCATTGATCAGCCTGCGCCAGCGCGGCTACCGCATTGGGTTGCTCACCAATCGCCCCAGGCCAGTCCACGCCGAAATGAATGCGCTGGCGCTGGATTTGCATATGGATTTCTTTCTAGCCGCCAGCCAACTGGGCGCTTACAAGCCGGACAAGCAGATCTTTCTGCGCATGCTAGCATTCCTCAATACCCCGGCAGAAAGCGTGCTGTACATTGGCGATAATTACTACGCCGATATCCTTGGCGCACGGCAGGCAGGTTTGCAGTGCATTCTGCTCAACTGGAACGAGCTGTACCACAACCCCGATTGTGATCAGATCCGCCGCATTGATGAGTTGCTCGCGCTACTGCCGGGCACAGCGGCGGCGTAG
- the moaA gene encoding GTP 3',8-cyclase MoaA has translation MSTLLDTRARPLHDLRISVTDRCNFRCTYCMPKEIFGKAHAFMPPEQLLSFDEIERLTGAFVALGVRKVRLTGGEPLMRKGLDELIARLAAIPGVEDVALTSNGSFPVERVAALKAAGLSRMTVSLDALDDATFKAMNDVDFPVARVLEWIEASAAAGLAPIKVNMVVKRGVNEHAILPMAHYFRQRGHILRLIEYMDVGHSNGWRLDDVITAKQMVALIQRELPLEPLQPNYRGEVATRYRYADGQGELGLIASVSQPFCGDCSRARISADGRLFTCLFAVGGADLRSLLRRGADAAALQEAIAAVWRQREDRYSELRSANTVALPKVEMSYIGG, from the coding sequence ATGAGCACTCTTCTCGATACACGCGCCCGTCCGCTTCATGATCTGCGCATCTCGGTAACTGACCGGTGTAATTTCCGCTGCACCTACTGCATGCCCAAGGAAATCTTCGGTAAAGCGCATGCTTTTATGCCGCCGGAACAATTGCTCAGCTTTGATGAGATTGAGCGCCTGACGGGCGCCTTCGTGGCGCTGGGGGTGCGCAAGGTGCGCCTCACCGGCGGTGAGCCGCTGATGCGCAAGGGGCTGGACGAGCTGATCGCCCGGCTGGCTGCCATCCCCGGCGTGGAAGATGTCGCCCTTACCAGCAATGGCTCTTTCCCGGTCGAACGCGTGGCGGCGTTGAAGGCCGCCGGTCTGAGCCGCATGACCGTCAGCCTGGATGCGCTGGATGACGCTACCTTCAAAGCCATGAACGATGTTGATTTTCCGGTGGCGCGTGTGCTGGAGTGGATCGAAGCCAGCGCGGCCGCCGGCCTGGCCCCGATCAAGGTCAATATGGTGGTCAAACGCGGCGTAAATGAGCATGCCATTCTGCCCATGGCGCACTACTTCCGCCAGCGCGGCCACATCCTGCGTCTGATCGAATACATGGATGTAGGCCACAGCAATGGCTGGCGCCTGGATGATGTGATCACCGCCAAACAAATGGTGGCGTTGATCCAGCGTGAGCTGCCCCTGGAACCCTTGCAGCCTAACTACCGCGGCGAAGTGGCCACCCGTTACCGCTATGCCGACGGGCAAGGCGAACTGGGGCTGATCGCTTCGGTTTCGCAGCCGTTTTGTGGTGATTGTTCACGGGCGCGCATTTCCGCCGATGGGCGCTTGTTCACCTGCCTGTTCGCGGTGGGCGGCGCCGACCTGCGCAGCCTGCTGCGCCGCGGCGCCGATGCGGCCGCGCTGCAAGAGGCGATCGCGGCGGTGTGGCGCCAGCGCGAGGATCGCTATTCGGAATTACGCTCGGCCAATACGGTGGCCCTGCCCAAAGTGGAGATGTCTTACATTGGTGGTTAA
- a CDS encoding EamA family transporter: MQNKSPSPSALNPAGLANLAVVYLVWSSTYLAIRIAVREGAGFPPFTMGLMRAALGGALLILWAYLQKQRVRITRREMLVLFASGTLLWMLGNGLVAFAEQRTASGLAALLLAATPIWTALIEAIWDRKLPSPRLFAALVIGFLGIVVLTLPSLTSGIHADVIAILLLQIASVAWSAGSVYQARNQLSLTPRVSSGYQMLFGAIGFALMMVLTNEPAPTPNQEAWLAWLYLVIFGTLAFTAYVTALKLLPTRIVMTYAYINPVLAMLLGYFILHEPITIHTLVGSALVLLGVAGVFRDRHSHAPKQ, encoded by the coding sequence ATGCAAAACAAATCTCCCTCCCCCAGTGCACTCAACCCAGCCGGGCTCGCCAACTTGGCGGTGGTGTACCTGGTGTGGAGCAGCACCTACCTGGCCATTCGCATTGCGGTGCGCGAAGGCGCCGGCTTCCCGCCCTTCACCATGGGGTTGATGCGCGCCGCGCTGGGCGGGGCCTTATTGATCCTTTGGGCCTATCTACAAAAGCAACGTGTGCGCATCACCCGGCGCGAAATGCTGGTGCTGTTTGCCTCGGGCACTCTGTTATGGATGCTGGGCAATGGCCTGGTGGCCTTTGCCGAGCAGCGCACCGCCTCAGGCCTGGCGGCGCTCTTGCTGGCCGCCACCCCGATATGGACCGCGCTGATCGAAGCGATCTGGGACCGCAAGTTGCCCTCGCCACGGCTGTTCGCCGCGCTGGTGATCGGCTTCCTGGGCATCGTGGTGCTCACCTTGCCCTCGCTGACCTCCGGGATTCATGCGGATGTGATCGCCATCCTGCTGTTGCAAATCGCCTCGGTGGCCTGGTCCGCTGGCTCGGTGTACCAGGCGCGCAACCAGCTCAGCCTCACCCCACGGGTCAGCTCCGGCTACCAGATGCTCTTCGGCGCGATTGGTTTTGCGCTGATGATGGTGCTGACCAACGAGCCCGCGCCCACGCCCAATCAAGAAGCCTGGCTGGCCTGGCTCTATCTGGTGATCTTCGGCACCTTGGCCTTCACCGCGTATGTCACCGCGCTTAAGCTGCTGCCCACGCGCATCGTGATGACCTATGCCTACATCAATCCGGTGCTGGCCATGCTGCTAGGTTACTTTATCTTGCATGAACCGATCACCATACATACCTTGGTGGGCAGTGCACTGGTGTTGCTGGGCGTGGCCGGGGTGTTTCGCGACCGCCACAGCCACGCACCTAAACAGTGA
- a CDS encoding DMT family transporter: MPSTQPKWKAYAALICGTLIIGLSAIFTRLAEAPGSIVSLYRMAIVTLAFAVPFAASRRHKPALPRRGIGIAALAGIFLAIDLAAWSSGVAYGGATIPTLLGNAAPLWVGLGALFIFRERLKPTFWLGLLLAMAGALVVLGIDLQAHIDLNLGGMLGLIGSFFYGGYMLTAQRGRDQLDTLSFFWLTAAVASVLLLLICLALQIPLFGYSQKTYLYLLVLGLLVQGGGWMALTYAQGHLPASMVSPTLLTQPLITAIIAGPLLGEWLTRREWLGAMAVLLGVVIVHRSRAAAPSRSAPAERH, from the coding sequence ATGCCCAGCACCCAACCCAAATGGAAAGCGTATGCCGCCCTGATCTGCGGCACTTTGATCATCGGTCTTTCGGCGATTTTTACGCGCCTCGCCGAGGCACCCGGCAGCATCGTCAGCCTGTATCGCATGGCCATCGTCACCCTGGCCTTCGCCGTGCCGTTTGCCGCCAGCCGGCGCCACAAGCCAGCCCTGCCGCGACGCGGGATTGGCATTGCCGCGCTGGCGGGCATTTTCCTGGCGATCGACCTGGCCGCCTGGTCAAGCGGAGTGGCCTATGGCGGCGCCACCATCCCGACCCTGCTGGGCAACGCCGCGCCGCTGTGGGTGGGCCTGGGGGCGCTGTTCATCTTCCGCGAGCGGCTCAAGCCCACTTTTTGGCTGGGCCTGCTGCTGGCCATGGCCGGCGCACTGGTGGTGCTGGGGATCGACCTGCAGGCGCATATTGATCTCAACCTGGGCGGGATGCTGGGCCTGATCGGCTCGTTCTTTTATGGCGGCTATATGCTCACGGCCCAACGCGGGCGCGACCAGTTGGATACGCTGTCTTTCTTCTGGCTCACCGCCGCGGTGGCCAGCGTGCTCTTGCTACTGATCTGCCTGGCATTGCAGATCCCGCTGTTCGGCTATTCGCAAAAAACCTATCTCTACCTGCTGGTGCTGGGCTTGCTGGTGCAAGGCGGTGGCTGGATGGCGCTTACCTATGCCCAGGGCCACCTGCCAGCCTCGATGGTCTCGCCCACGCTGCTGACCCAACCGTTGATCACCGCCATCATTGCCGGCCCGCTGCTGGGTGAGTGGCTCACCCGCCGCGAATGGCTGGGTGCCATGGCGGTCTTGCTCGGTGTGGTCATCGTGCATCGCAGCCGGGCAGCGGCCCCTTCTCGCAGCGCACCCGCGGAAAGGCACTAA
- a CDS encoding PQQ-dependent sugar dehydrogenase, translating into MVLLLAACNSRPAPNTAPAEPTISTPQPAASNPTQAADATLQIEKSTQPPVGFADPAAYSWNLVSDGFAQPLLVTHAGDGSGRLFVVEQQGMIIVVENGQRLATPFLDIRFEVGSDGNEQGLLGLAFHPDFDNNGYFYVNYTGLGGNTVISRFQVSADGTVADANSEMPILYIAQPYSNHNGGHLEFGPDGYLYIGSGDGGSGGDPQGNGQSRETLLGKLLRLDVNVDGPYGIPADNPFVSGGGLDEIWAYGLRNPWRFSFDRATGDLYIADVGQGEWEEVHVLPAGTGNGANLGWNYYEGTHAYEGTPPGEQAFEFPVVEYTHGQRCSITGGYVYRGAALPAWNGIYFFGDFCSGEVLGLYQAADGQWNNQVLWDSGALITSFGQDEAGELYLVDRNGGIYQLQATP; encoded by the coding sequence TTGGTGTTGCTGCTGGCGGCGTGTAACAGCCGCCCAGCGCCAAACACCGCGCCGGCCGAGCCCACCATCTCCACCCCGCAGCCTGCGGCTAGCAATCCTACTCAGGCTGCGGATGCCACCCTGCAAATCGAAAAATCAACTCAGCCCCCGGTGGGCTTTGCTGACCCGGCCGCCTATAGCTGGAACCTGGTAAGCGATGGCTTCGCCCAACCGCTGCTGGTGACGCATGCCGGTGACGGCAGTGGCCGCCTGTTTGTGGTTGAGCAGCAGGGCATGATCATCGTGGTGGAAAACGGCCAGCGTTTGGCTACACCATTCCTGGACATTCGCTTTGAAGTGGGCAGCGACGGTAACGAGCAAGGCTTGCTCGGTCTGGCCTTCCACCCAGACTTCGACAACAACGGGTACTTCTACGTAAACTACACCGGCTTGGGCGGCAACACGGTGATCTCGCGTTTCCAGGTATCGGCGGATGGCACTGTGGCCGATGCCAATAGCGAAATGCCGATCCTGTATATTGCCCAGCCCTACAGCAATCACAATGGTGGCCACTTGGAGTTTGGGCCGGATGGCTACCTCTACATTGGTAGCGGTGACGGTGGCTCCGGTGGGGACCCGCAGGGCAATGGCCAATCGCGTGAAACCTTGCTGGGCAAACTGCTGCGCCTGGATGTGAATGTGGATGGCCCCTATGGCATCCCGGCAGACAATCCTTTCGTCTCCGGCGGTGGCTTGGATGAGATTTGGGCCTATGGCTTGCGCAACCCCTGGCGCTTCAGTTTTGACCGTGCCACTGGTGATCTCTACATCGCCGATGTGGGCCAGGGCGAATGGGAAGAGGTGCATGTGCTGCCCGCGGGCACTGGCAACGGGGCCAACCTGGGCTGGAACTACTACGAAGGCACCCACGCCTACGAAGGCACCCCGCCCGGCGAGCAGGCCTTTGAATTCCCGGTTGTCGAATACACCCACGGGCAACGCTGTTCGATCACCGGTGGCTATGTCTACCGCGGTGCGGCGCTACCCGCCTGGAACGGCATCTACTTCTTTGGTGATTTTTGCTCCGGCGAAGTGCTGGGTCTGTATCAAGCAGCCGATGGCCAGTGGAACAACCAGGTGTTGTGGGATAGTGGCGCGCTGATCACTTCGTTCGGCCAGGATGAAGCCGGCGAGCTGTACCTGGTGGATCGCAACGGCGGCATCTACCAACTACAAGCCACCCCCTAA